In a single window of the Candidatus Zixiibacteriota bacterium genome:
- a CDS encoding AsmA family protein gives MKRLTRILGWIAGVVIILLLLAIVGLWLFFPIEKAKEFAIEKGSAQLGRNITIDDAQVSFWGGIGVKLGNVAISNPPDMEDGSFLTADNVDVKLRILPLFSGDFRIDKLVVNRPRISMRKEADGSNNYTFESLEKKAPPELVQKATPETKAAAAAVTFDRLEINEGYLSYVDDSSASSFDLRGLDLSTSLKAPRKNYYESSGVIAIDSLLVAGEKPLPVLSVKLDYHAAYDLDQKQLTFDETGLELNALKFTLEGTASDPAGDLKSKVNLKSQKIKVADLLNLLPEKQLEMTKDIKVDGDFSLDLDVEYDTANTDTLTYFGTAIITSMNLSHSEVPGKFRFSKALIDFKNDNLRFTIEDGYFDDKPLKGHLVVENFEDPVVNGELAGNFNLVYLQPFLPAEDAHEIAGAAEFNIKLSGKTNDFTQMNFSGDLKVVDGKYNSSFMLEPIESFNLDVYFDRELTSVKKLDARTSSGSLGFTGRLNKLVPYLMADSTARPGITPTIDGVLDGRLNLDVVNSLLPPKGNPHLEGDLALNLKLAGVLADYEKLQPSGTVTIKNASYSDSLLPEPLRHFEADLKVAPDTITVVNMTAQFVSSDASFSGKLINPFPYLLPLKTIDRSNVTKPLFLFKLTSHRFDADKLFPEAVPGSGETMATASMDSVSTIILPDIDGQGTFEVDTLIYSRVEFTSLQGKIKIYDRKIECYDATGKVYSGDVAGNTTIDLNDFENPRYTGEFQATNVEANDFVSRFTKFGGFLYGKINLDGQYAAEGWEPEDFLNSLTMNSNTSMQQGKVITSGEVYSAINSLASKAGQSFDKEQPLRSLATKVIVKDGKVGVDKLKTQLGSMGEVELDGYYSFDGDIDYTGTILLSKEWSQKLVSSGGLLGNVAGLLSDKSVDRIKLPIGFGGTLDKPAVAIDYSALGKNLQDNLKGEAQNVLDNLLKKKK, from the coding sequence ATGAAAAGACTCACGAGAATACTGGGCTGGATCGCCGGCGTTGTTATCATTTTACTCCTGCTGGCCATCGTTGGTTTATGGCTGTTTTTCCCCATAGAAAAGGCGAAAGAATTCGCGATTGAAAAAGGCAGCGCGCAGCTCGGGCGCAATATTACCATAGACGATGCTCAGGTGTCATTCTGGGGCGGTATCGGCGTCAAGCTCGGCAATGTGGCGATCAGCAATCCGCCGGACATGGAAGATGGCTCGTTTCTCACGGCAGACAATGTGGATGTTAAACTGAGAATCCTGCCGCTATTTTCCGGAGATTTCAGGATTGACAAATTGGTTGTAAATCGCCCCCGGATTTCGATGCGCAAGGAAGCCGATGGTTCCAATAATTATACGTTCGAAAGCCTGGAGAAAAAAGCGCCACCCGAACTGGTTCAAAAGGCTACGCCGGAAACCAAGGCTGCCGCGGCGGCTGTCACGTTCGACAGACTGGAAATCAACGAGGGATACCTGAGCTATGTCGATGACAGCTCTGCCAGTTCCTTCGACCTCAGAGGTCTCGATCTTTCAACATCGCTAAAAGCACCCAGAAAAAATTACTATGAATCTTCAGGCGTTATTGCCATAGATTCGCTTCTGGTAGCGGGTGAGAAACCACTACCCGTACTGAGCGTCAAGCTGGACTACCACGCCGCCTACGACCTTGACCAGAAGCAGCTCACCTTCGATGAGACGGGACTTGAGCTGAATGCTCTCAAGTTTACTCTCGAGGGCACGGCGTCGGATCCTGCGGGCGATCTTAAGAGCAAGGTCAACCTGAAATCTCAAAAAATCAAAGTCGCCGACCTGCTGAACCTTCTGCCCGAGAAACAACTCGAAATGACGAAAGATATCAAGGTCGATGGCGACTTCTCACTCGATCTTGATGTTGAATACGATACGGCAAATACCGATACGCTGACTTACTTCGGAACCGCGATCATAACCTCCATGAATCTGTCCCATAGCGAGGTCCCCGGCAAATTCCGCTTCAGCAAAGCGCTGATAGACTTCAAAAATGACAACCTTCGCTTTACCATCGAAGATGGCTATTTCGATGATAAACCGCTGAAAGGCCACCTGGTCGTTGAGAATTTTGAGGATCCGGTTGTTAACGGGGAACTCGCGGGTAATTTCAACCTCGTATATTTGCAGCCTTTTCTTCCGGCGGAGGACGCTCACGAAATCGCCGGAGCCGCTGAGTTCAATATCAAGCTGTCAGGCAAGACCAATGACTTTACCCAAATGAATTTCTCCGGCGACCTGAAAGTCGTTGATGGAAAATACAATTCGAGTTTCATGCTCGAGCCGATCGAATCATTCAATCTCGATGTCTACTTTGACCGGGAACTGACAAGCGTCAAGAAACTCGATGCTCGCACGAGTTCCGGAAGCCTGGGCTTTACCGGACGACTCAACAAACTGGTGCCGTATTTGATGGCCGACTCAACGGCCCGCCCCGGTATTACCCCGACTATAGACGGAGTTCTCGATGGCCGGTTGAATCTCGATGTCGTTAACTCGCTGTTGCCCCCCAAAGGCAATCCCCACCTGGAGGGGGATCTGGCCTTGAACCTCAAACTGGCCGGTGTCCTGGCTGACTACGAAAAACTTCAGCCTTCCGGCACTGTAACTATCAAAAACGCATCCTATTCCGATTCGCTGCTTCCGGAACCGCTCAGGCATTTCGAGGCCGATCTTAAAGTTGCCCCCGACACAATAACAGTGGTTAATATGACGGCGCAGTTTGTTTCAAGTGACGCCTCATTTTCGGGCAAGCTCATCAACCCGTTTCCTTACCTGTTGCCTCTGAAAACTATCGACCGCAGTAACGTAACCAAGCCGCTGTTTTTGTTCAAGTTGACCTCACATCGCTTCGACGCCGACAAACTCTTTCCTGAGGCCGTTCCGGGATCCGGTGAGACCATGGCGACGGCTTCAATGGACTCAGTGTCGACAATTATTCTGCCCGATATCGATGGTCAGGGGACTTTCGAGGTTGACACCTTGATTTACAGCCGGGTGGAGTTTACGTCGCTCCAGGGCAAAATAAAAATCTATGATCGCAAGATAGAGTGCTATGATGCCACCGGTAAAGTTTATAGCGGCGATGTAGCGGGGAATACGACTATCGACCTCAATGATTTTGAAAATCCGCGTTATACCGGCGAGTTTCAGGCGACCAATGTTGAAGCCAATGATTTCGTCAGTCGCTTTACCAAATTCGGCGGCTTTCTCTATGGCAAGATCAATCTCGATGGTCAGTACGCCGCCGAAGGGTGGGAGCCGGAGGATTTCCTGAATTCCCTCACCATGAATTCCAATACTTCCATGCAGCAGGGGAAAGTGATCACCTCGGGTGAAGTCTACTCCGCCATAAACAGCCTTGCTTCGAAGGCCGGGCAGTCGTTTGATAAGGAACAACCCCTGCGCAGTCTGGCAACCAAAGTCATCGTCAAGGATGGCAAGGTTGGCGTGGATAAGCTCAAAACGCAGCTGGGAAGCATGGGTGAGGTTGAGCTGGATGGCTACTACTCATTTGACGGAGATATAGACTACACCGGCACCATTCTGCTGTCG
- a CDS encoding metal-dependent hydrolase, whose product MPQVRFLGHSCVTITEGKHKLIIDPFLSDNPKAATKAADVDVNYVLLTHGHGDHVGDAIAIAKRNNATIIANFELANLCSSQGAQIHPMHIGGSHKFDFGRVKLTIAHHGGGYGPDASRYTGPACGFLVTIGGATIYHPGDTGLFYDMKLIGEMNRIDLAFLPIGDNFTMGIDDAVKAVEFLQPGKVVPIHYNTWDIIAEDPKRFADKVSGAEVVILKPGDALTL is encoded by the coding sequence ATGCCTCAAGTACGATTTCTGGGTCATTCATGTGTGACCATCACCGAGGGCAAGCATAAGCTCATTATCGATCCGTTTCTAAGTGACAATCCAAAAGCCGCGACAAAAGCGGCCGACGTTGACGTGAATTATGTCCTGCTGACGCACGGTCACGGCGACCATGTCGGGGATGCCATCGCCATTGCCAAACGCAACAATGCTACTATCATCGCCAACTTCGAACTGGCCAACCTGTGTTCGAGCCAGGGAGCCCAGATTCACCCGATGCACATCGGCGGTTCACACAAGTTTGACTTCGGAAGAGTGAAACTGACCATCGCCCACCACGGTGGAGGATATGGTCCTGACGCCTCCCGCTATACCGGCCCTGCCTGCGGTTTCCTTGTCACCATCGGCGGCGCCACCATCTATCATCCCGGGGATACAGGCCTGTTCTACGATATGAAGTTGATAGGTGAGATGAACCGCATCGACCTCGCCTTCCTGCCGATCGGTGACAACTTCACCATGGGGATTGATGACGCCGTGAAGGCGGTGGAATTCCTTCAACCCGGTAAAGTCGTCCCAATACACTATAATACTTGGGATATTATCGCCGAGGACCCCAAGCGCTTCGCCGACAAAGTATCGGGCGCGGAAGTTGTCATTTTGAAACCGGGTGATGCTCTGACGCTATAG